A region from the Branchiostoma lanceolatum isolate klBraLanc5 chromosome 2, klBraLanc5.hap2, whole genome shotgun sequence genome encodes:
- the LOC136427989 gene encoding uncharacterized protein — MKHVFSEERAVWSGLAMNALLVSLLGLALLNAVAVTLASSTEEGPRGVDCLKAVEKCESMEQCRLVLHYYYKSCRQSDTVCVEDRATQCRDAYVALQRYMDKCDCENIDKNHRNHCMQTEHRLFHHPCNEKEGISCIGKEDGVRDNTRHYHVTLPPRPVSCNEAKAGCRNSTYCNVVYVNFRATCPTTRHQCTAAMMDRCRESRDRLRITSLGHCICPKGMPGERKCRRILSRIHRDPCRHQDIFDYPPEPREVLQDMGQTSSCFDAFDRCNANYECRTSLAHYINTCEPDEITGTCDRPACIGSIRDLFKYAPLNLSQPLVECRCEEHDKDCVSLKNGLLPVCARPSTQVPDCLELHRRCKNGQHCRRNPCGNMLATVPCECRGRGRRHQRCSKVLREMLHVVNDCGENFRNSRTVTARLEEGTPTSDLPSSAARHSATCGYRHSSPRATSPTPLKISNTTTLLTMPGVFVLKEDPGIVWMGFLLLPLAASASCLICACCGNACASRCQRIDPFIYRLV, encoded by the exons CACTGCTCAATGCAGTAGCCGTGACGCTGGCTTCCTCGACAGAAGAAGGACCACGAGGTGTCGACTGTCTAAAGGCTGTAGAGAAGTGTGAGTCCATGGAGCAGTGTCGCCTGGTGTTGCACTACTACTATAAAAGTTGCCGTCAGTCAG ACACGGTCTGTGTGGAAGACAGAGCAACCCAATGCCGAGATGCTTACGTAGCCTTACAGCGTTACATGGACAAGTGCGATTGTGAGAACATCGACAAGAACCATCGGAACCACTGTATGCAGACAGAACACAGACTGTTCCACCATCCCTGCAATGAGAAAGAAG GAATTTCTTGCATAGGCAAGGAAGACGGCGTCAGGGACAACACCAGGCACTACCATGTCACACTGCCACCTAGGCCCGTTAGCTGCAACGAAGCTAAAGCCGGGTGCAGGAATTCAACGTACTGCAACGTGGTTTACGTCAACTTCCGAGCGACCTGTCCGACAACTAGACACCAGTGTACCGCCGCCATGATGGACAGGTGCAGAGAGTCACGTGACAGGCTGAGGATCACCAGCCTGGGTCATTGCATCTGTCCCAAGGGCATGCCGGGAGAAAGAAAATGTCGCCGAATCCTGTCTAGAATACATCGAGATCCTTGTAGAC ATCAAGACATCTTTGATTACCCTCCAGAGCCAAGGGAGGTTTTGCAGGACATGG GCCAGACTAGCAGCTGCTTCGATGCCTTTGACCGCTGTAACGCCAACTACGAATGCCGGACGTCCCTCGCCCATTACATCAACACGTGCGAACCGGACGAGATCACCGGAACATGCGACCGACCGGCATGCATCGGGTCCATCCGGGACCTTTTCAAGTACGCGCCATTAAACTTGAGCCAGCCTCTCGTGGAGTGCAGATGTGAGGAGCACGACAAGGACTGCGTCTCTCTGAAGAACGGCCTCCTACCGGTTTGTGCGCGGCCATCCACTCAAGTGCCCGACTGTTTGGAGTTGCATCGTCGGTGCAAGAATGGTCAACACTGTCG GCGGAATCCGTGTGGTAACATGCTTGCCACCGTACCTTGCGAGTGCCGCGGGCGGGGCCGACGTCATCAGCGCTGTTCCAAGGTTCTGAGAGAGATGCTTCACGTGGTCAACGACTGTGGAG AAAACTTCAGAAACTCACGGACAGTTACAGCTCGGCTTGAGGAAGGCACCCCGACGTCCGATCTGCCATCCTCTGCCGCCCGACATTCTGCGACATGCGGGTATCGGCATTCTTCACCGAGAGCGACCTCGCCAACCCCGCTCAAGATCAGCAACACCACAACGTTGCTCACCATGCCAG GAGTGTTTGTACTGAAAGAAGACCCCGGTATCGTGTGGATGGGTTTCCTATTACTGCCCCTGGCGGCGTCTGCCTCTTGTCTTATCTGTGCGTGCTGTGGGAACGCGTGTGCCTCGCGATGCCAGCGGATCGATCCTTTCATCTACAGACTAGTATGA